The Gossypium arboreum isolate Shixiya-1 chromosome 2, ASM2569848v2, whole genome shotgun sequence region TTTCACTTCAAGAACTTGGATTTCATCAATGTGTAATGATGAGACTGCCATCACTCCAAGAACTTggatttcattaaattttatataatttttttaaagtgcGGCATAGTCTCAAAATATCACGTTATCACACCTTAATTAAATCTAAATTTAAgatcaaattaagaaaaaaaaggaaccaaattaaaaaaattacaaaattcaaaaGACTGAATGTTAATTTATTTCTCTTCATAATTATGATTCTcaaattatacttttattttatcatttttaattttataattttgaatattaaaatttcaatccTAATTAAATATTAGTCGTTAAATATATTATgttgtattattttaaaagtcGAATGTAATAAAATTTTGCTATTTTCATGCATTACTCATTCATTCATTTGCTTATATAGCACTGGCATTGGACCCATTGATCGGAGCAATATCTGCCGGCAACACGGTTCTTTTAAAACCATCTGATCTGGCACCGGCATGCATGTCGTTTCTCGTCGAGACCATCCCTAAATACTTGGACAACAAAGCCATTAAGGTCGTTGCCGGTGGAGCAGATATCGGTGAACGACTGCTCCAGCTAAAATGGGACAAAATATTCTTCACCGGTAATTTAATTTTCCCACCATTTTAAAAAGACCCCAAATGCATCAATGAAATGGaatttacaatatatatatatgtgcattatgTTGATGATCTCTTAGGGAGTCCACGAGTGGGTCGCTTGGTTATGGCTGCCGCTGCAAAGCATTTGACGCCGGTTACTTTAGAACTTGGTGGCAAATGCCCCGCTATTGTGGATACCCTCTCCACTACTCCTTCAAAAGCAAAGGTACTAATCTTTTTATAATGAGATCGGTAGTTGAAATAGTCAAGTTATCGATAGTTCAATTAGCCGATTCAATTTAATTCCgacaatttttgaaaatactcgATAGATCCTTTTATTATAGGGATTGGATTAAATTAATCCTTTtttaataaaaggattaaattaatccTTTTTAATGAATCAATTTAGTTCATATAccaaaagaattaaataaaatcaaatttaaacggGTTAACATTTGTTATTTCAAAGAAAATGTCACTTTTGTTTAAgagaattaatattttgaaagttatttatttatttatttataattttgcaGATTAAATCTTTTGTTTAGAGTTGAGCTACAAGtggaaaataataattttcatgtcattttattagtttatttttatagattgatttatttaataataaatggaTTAATTTCGTGATGTAAAGCTTTGACAGTATATTTGTACATTTTATATGAGGTTAATTGCATTGGATGCCCTAAAACCTTAAAATGTTGTAATTGAATTTTTAAAGTATCATTTTCatatcaattaagtcctttttatcagTTTAATTGTCAACTTGGGCATTAAATGGTTGTTCAACAAGTATATCTTCTTTGTTCAAAAAGTAGATAGTGACCCTTAAATTTAGGAGTTATTTTTTTAACACATTTAAAGTTATCATGCGATATGTACACGTGCTTAAAATTCGATCTGTGTATTTCAAACATCCTTCATTTTAGGTTCAAGTTAGTTTTTAACACCTAAATTAATGATTAGATTAATTAAATGACCTGATTGATATAAAATTAATACTTTTAAGGACTTATGCAATTAACCCATACATACATATTCCAAGGATTAATGGTTAATTAGATGTTGTAATTTACTTCTTTCCATGTGGTGTCAAGGTGACTGCTAAAAGAATTGTAGGGGGCAAGTGGGGGCCTTGCAACGGACAAGCTTGCATTGCAATTGATTATCTTCTTGTTGAAGAAAAATTAGCTTCTACTCTGGTATTCTCTATACTTGTATCGATTTTTTTGTGTCACGAGTCAATTAGATATCAGTTcagttataaaattattaaaatatccttTTAATACAAAATACGTACTAACATTATGAGGGTACTTTATCTTTtttgtattttcatataaaaCCAATAAAATTTCAATCACAGCGAGATTTAAACTCGTGACACAATGGAACAGGAAACTCGGGTTTTGATCTGAAATCCATGAATTGTTCTTTTTGGATTTCAGATTGAGTTATTAAAGAAGACAATCAAGAGGTTTTATGGTGAAAACATCAAAAGCTTGAAAAGCATTTCCAGGATTGTTAACGAGCACCAGTTTCAAAGATTGGTTAATCTTTTAAAAGATCCCAATGTTGCAGACTCAATTGTTTATGGTGGTTCAGTTGATGAAGAAAAACTGTAATTTCTTCTatcttatttgatttttttaataatataaagacTAATTTAATCTGATACTTATAATAGAGGGATCTATTAGCGATTTTCCCCTCTTAATCGCATAGTCTTTATTTTTATAACTTCTTGCAGTGTTATTGAGCCAACAATCTTATTAGATCCCCCACTTGATTCCGAGATCATGAGTGAAGAAATCTTTGGCCCATTACTTCCAATAATTACAGTGagagtccttcaacttttttcttttttgccaATTGACCCTTGCAAATGGTCCCCGAGATCTCTTTGTTCTAAAGGAAAGTCACCATTGTTGTACAGTTGAAGAACATTGAAGAAAGCATCAACTTCATCAACTCGAAGTCGAATCCTCTCGTTATTTATGCTTTCACTGAGGATGAAACCTTCAAGAAACGAATTTTATCAGAGACATCTTCAGGAACTGTGACGTTCAATGATTCCATGGTTCAAGTATGGCTCAACATTCTCTTTTAATCTACAGGAAAATGCTAAAGGGTTTTAATTCATCAAACAGGTCCCTGAACTTCAAAACGTTCTGGTTGAGTTTTTAAAGTATTAATATCGTATCGATTAGGTCATTGATAAAGGGACTTGATTGATAAACACGTGCGTACTTACTGAATAAACAACTTGATCAAAGAACCTGATTAATATAGCTATGATACTTAATGACCTGATTAGAATGTTTTGAAGTCCAATTTAGAAAATAGGTTCTAAACTATGCAATATAATGACATTGCTTAAATGTGTTACAATGTGTGTGCAGTTTCTATGTGATTCTTTACCATTTGGAGGAGTGGGTCAAAGTGGCTTTGGAAGGTATCATGGCAAGTACTCTTTCGACACTTTTAGCCACGAAAAATCGATCTTACATCGAGGTTTTTATCCGGAAATAGAACCAAGGTATCCTCCATGGACCGATTTTAAGCTTTTGTTCATCAAATTAGCTTACGAATTTGACTACTTTGGGTTGATTCTCCTCTTGTTAGGGTTCAAAAGTTCTTAATTGAATCCCTCCTTAATATGAAAATCTTTGCCTCTAATTTATGATAAAGATGTTTAGTTCTTTTCATTATATACtttgatataaaaataatatatttaattttgaatatatatctCTTTACTTTATGAAAACCGAGAAATTGATCCttttattataatttgttaaaatttGATTCTCGATTTGATGAAAATAAGAAAATCTGATCGAGTAACATTATTAAACCTTGTTGTTAACTAGTTGACCTAAAAATCAGTAGTTTAGTAATTTATATGTTTACTAAAATTGGATTAACTTCTTAATTTTATAAAAAGAggtatgaaatttaaaattaactttAGGAGCAAGAGATATACTTTAAATCTATGATagctttagggttttttttttcatgtacatttcttaaattattcataaattcTTCGTATCTCAATTAATTAAATCagaagatattacatgtttaattgtGCTTGAGACCGTAGTTTCCAAATTGTCGCAACATCAGTGATACCAACCAAACTAGTATTAAATCGACtatgatattttttttttgtttttaaaatatgcTTTAAGTCTATGTACTCTTTGTACATTTAGAATTTAgaccttttatttttactttaaagAATTCAGTCCCTCtacaattcaaatttaaaaaaaaggaaaatttaattgttaatattattaaaagaaatttattaaattcagcTTCATTACAATCAGGGgcgaagcaaaaaaaaaaaaataggcaggctaaaattaaattgtaatttttacgatattaaaaatgtaatttttaagagattaaattaaaattttatcatttttagggtggccaaagtataattttacctttactaatttaaaattgtaaagttttaaaGGGTTAAAATGGAAGGGGCCCTGCCAGCCTCTTAGATTCGCCCTTGATTACAATATCACTTTTTTTTACATGACTATTAGGtaagtatttttttaattttaaaatatcacatcaATAATTTTGACAGAAGAGTTTTAAAAAAATACTAACAATTGAACCTGAAATtagaaatatgaaaaataattcaACTAATTTACCATTATAACTCAAATGGAATTGGAAATGCAATTGAGATGGTAATGAATCACTAAGCCAACGGTCTTACAATTAAACTTTAATCATGGCTCGGGATATTCGCCTGCGCCTAGAAGTTTGCTCGCAATTTGAGGGATATGGGTAAAAACATTAAGTTAAAAAAACGAATTTGGGTAAAAAGAAAATTAGACTCGTTCAAAATATAAACTAGGCTTAAGTTTGAACATTCAAGGCCTAAATCTGATTCGATCTAGTTTTTAAGtttctaatattttatattatgttatttttatatattaatatattactataatgtaaacattaaaaaccttaaaaaacgatatatatatatatatatataaatttaataaataatatatataaaattattaaatattaaattataaataaaaatatattattttaaaaattttaaaacaatgtgAGCGTACTTAAATATGTTTGGGTTAGCTATTTACAAATATGAACAAATTTGGATAAGTATAAAGTGTATTAATACCATATTTAGGCCAACCAGACTTATGAACACCTTTACTCGCAAGCAAGGCCTATTAAAATCtattcaaaatttcatattttcgAGTAATTTCGATTAGGATCAATATTGAGTTCAAATCTTGTACAATTTGagtcaattttaaaatttgaagttGGAGTTTTGGAATAAAATTGTTATGAGTGTTGATCacttcatattcaaataatttcgAACAACTTCTTTAGATCCTTACAAATTTAGATCAACCACAGTAGTCAAAACTAACTACACGACAATAAATATAGACTAGAGGTGCTCATGGGCTGGGCGAAACTTAAGTACGATATTAACATAGATGTGCTCAAGGGCTAAGTGGGATCTAagtatgatattaatatattttatgctTGCCTAAGCGGCTGGACTCGAAATCTAGGCCTAAAATTTTCCCCAAACTTTGCCTAAGTTCATAGGTTGAGGGgcctaatattttttaaaatatttatattatattattttaatatttaataattttatacatttttatttaatgtaaattttatataatcttcttaacattattttaatgtttacattagagtaaTATTATATGTTAAGTATAGGTTTATTTTTAAtatgttctaaattacataatataaaatattataaacttaaaacgaGTCGATATGGGTTCGATTTAGGCCTTGAATATTTAAACTCGAGTTTCACTcatattttaaatgaatttaatttttttacttaagTCTATTATCTCAAATTTTAAGCGGATAACCTAATTCATAAACAGATATAGATCTAATATAGAACTAAAAAAGACATAGAATCTGTCGCCCAACAAAAAGCCCAATAACATCGCCTAACGTTGATCAATGCCCACTCATTCATATCATCAATTTCCACCAACTTTCCTCAACCAATCGCCGCCAGCTGACAAATTAATCAACACCCAATCCCATGTTGGCCATTCAATGACCATCATCAAACACCCAACATCGACCACCCTTAGATTCCTTTCCTCCATCAACAGCCGTAGATTTCAATACCCACGGCGGCGATTTCTTCTCGTCAACGGTTCCGTTCGATTCAAACCCATGGCTACGAAGTTGGAAGAGACGATGATAAAGGGTGCCGGCGAAGATAGCAAAAAGGGAGGTAAAGGGGAAGAATCGGGTAAGGGAATACAACCGCCGCCGCCGCCACCACCGGAGAAGCCTGAGCCTGGAGATTGCTGCGGCAGCGGTTGCGTGCGGTGCGTTTGGGATGTGTATTATGAGGAACTTGAGGCGTATAATAAGCTTTACAAATCAGATTCCAATGGATCCAAATCAAATTCAtcttaatttcactttttcatttttttttaatttaccttttttttttttcggtttagtgaattgttgttgttgttgtggtTGTCGGGTTTTGACAACATAAAGATTATTGTTTCTCCACTTTGTAGATTTATTAGATAAATTTTAAATGATACTTATTCAAATTTTATCATTCATTCTCGCATTTTCTCGATATTAAGATTTACAATGATAAAAATTACTATTACAATAATGgccatgaaataaaaatatatgattTAATAGTAATGTGATTAACGTAACTTAAATCTAAATCATACCACGGGTAATAAATACCCTAATTATCAAGTCAACATAcagtatttatataaatatattaatgttaaataaaagttattaaaatttatattaaaaactaAATGAATAGAATATATTCCTCAAGTGAGTGATTAGCTTAGGATTGGAAGTTAATAATGGTTAGTCACACTGTATGTAGGCATAAATTTcgaagatgatattgttgagtgAAACGACCAAAAACACTGAACATAAACTGTAAAATAAATATCACGAATGTTAAAACAAAATCTTAAGAAAACCCTTAAAAATAATGTGAGGGGCCTGATATGAAATACCCATTAACCCAATTTTTTCTAATGGGCCAAAGATGACTTAAATTATATTAGTAAGATTGAAATTTAAAAACCCTTTCAAAACCCATTTATTGTCATCTTTTGTTGAGATTATAGGTTCTAATCATATCTGCTTTTTTTGATACATGTCTAGAACTGCTCATAATCCCTTCTCCTACATTGACAATAATACCCATGTCAATCGAGATAAGACTCAATTTACATTAATAACTTATTTTgaatcattttaaataaaaacccaACAACTAAACTCACACTTATCTCAAGCTATCTCTTTTACTacacaaacaaaaaaaaattgatgtGAGTGGAAAATCCAATGGATGTGACAATTTTTAATATTGTAAAGATGAGattattattatagtaaaattgtAATGCAATTTGTTGTAATTGGGGTAGCTTAAAGTTTGAATAATGTGAAGGCTTATCCATTAAGCTTTGTCACCTCCAAACAACATATATAGGACCCATAATGCAAGACAAGTTGGAAGATGATCTAAGGGACAAAAGGGGGTTTAGGTTTTTTGGTCCCATAGAAGAGGCAACATTGTAtgctattaaaaagaaaaataattgtgTTGTTTCCATTACCCCCAAAGGCAGATTTTGGGGCAAAAGTGTTTTTGTGAcaacttttttttaaattatttttttattatgtaaGCATTAGTAAACCTAATCAAATCTATTCTCCAATCATACAATCCAATTGAAACCAAAATTAAAAGGTTTTATTAGTAAATTGATCCATAAGTTATGCTCAAATTTTCGATTTAATACTTAAGTTTTACTTAAATTATCATTTTTATCtcgatttataaaaaatattaataaataaagacGTGAGATGTGATAGGTTATTATTAGATTTCATTTTTGGTATAGTTTAAGAATAAATTTACGTTTCAAAAGTTGAAAACCACAAGAATGCTTTGAACTCAAAAACCCAATTTCTATTATTTGATTTGGAATCAAATGTAATCCGGTTTGATTATAAGAAGTTTACAATTTGAAATGATCTGGAACCAAAATGACTCGAACTTTAGTGAATGAACTTAAAAAAACCCCTAAAATAATGCATTAAAAGATCCCATGTTAACACAATTAGCTCAATTGACAGGATTGAATTTACAAAGAGATAGTAATGGATCACAAACAGCCTAACACTAAATCTAGACTAATTTGCAGCATGACAGCATTACCCCTTTTCTTCCCCTTAGAAGAAAACACACACACAAGCACAGTAATGGCTTTTGTTTTTAAGTTATAcgcacatatatatgtatatatgtatatatcactGCAAGTTGAGCAATTGAATAGCCAGTTTTGGGACCACAACAATGAACAATATGTAATATGTATGCCTACAAATACCCAAAAATTGGCTGATACTGTTGTTTTAGCAGAAGATTTTATCTAACTGCTGACTGATCACTGCCCTACTGACCACACCCTAGGATTAACGAATCTGAGTAGTATTTTTGGGACATTTTTGGCTGTTTTATGGGTTTCAGCTCAATGCCAAAACTTTTGGATGTGCATAATCATTGTTgttctttcactttctcttctgcTAGTCTTtctggtatatatattattttcattcaCTTAGCTCCAAACTGTATGCAGCCACCATGGCTCTTGGTTCTATGCTTGTTATTTTCACCTGTCTGTGGTTTACAGTTTGTTGAACCAAAGTGGACTGATGATGTATCCGTGGTTGTTGTTGAGTCAGATCAATCCAAGTTTTGTTAATTCCGACTTtgagatttttaaattatttcagtATTTTAGTTCGTAAAAGTATCGTGGAAGTACTAAGAATCAGATTATATTTTACCCTCTTTactcaaaaaatataaattaatctttatatattaaatcaaaaagcaaataaaattttatctatATGTATTGTAACAAATTGGCGTGACTGACAAAATAGCCAAATAATTATACTATTTACTATTCTGACGTATAAAGACTAATTTTTAACAATCTAACTCCTATTTCGAGAGCTTCCATAAtacttttaatttatcaaatctaTAGAGTTGAATCATCTCGAGATCAAATCATTCCAAATTACTTGTGTAGTTCATTTTAGGATCACAAAAAAACTTATTAGATTTTGAGTTCCGTGTTAAAACTACTAGGCTTAGATCTATGAACATTCTTCTCATTTCAAAAAACATATTATTCATTCAAGTCGTAACATCTAAATCTTTAAATCATTTTTTAATAAAGTATTCGAACTTTAGTCGATTAAAATTATTGAAACAAACATGGGCACGTTATGGACCATAACTCATGGTCAATGCACTAGATAATCCAATGGGTAAAAAGAACTGAAATTATTCCAATGTTGTTTCTTTCAGACAAGATTGCCGACAGTTATGAGTTGCAGAACAAAAAGACTGTTAATGGAGAATCCATTGAGTGAGAATCCgagaaaaagttttgtttttctttacCCCATGTTTTTAGAGCTTGGAAGCATGgggtacatacatacatacatacataaaatACATGCATTCATGCATGAATATGATTTTTCATAGCTTGATATGTCCCCATAAAACCCTAAAAGCAAACATATTTTCAGTTGATCcattaatgcatatatatatattatacatatacaaCAGACAAAGATGAAACATGatttaactatttttttaatattatcctCATATTTGTAGCCACCTTGTTCCCTTACTTATATACAATCTATTAAATTCAGTCCCTACATGCAAAcaacaaatatttttttttttaaatgtggtCACTCGAAAAGCCAAATAATTGGGATTTTGCATGTTTCTCATTTCCCAACCATCCAGACAAGAAGCAGTTTGAGTATTCATGCATGTCAGGATTCAACACATTGAAAACTTTATAAAAAACTAATCCCATACTTGTGTTAGATATGTATCCAACACTTACACTCAGAATCAGAGTTACCTAGATTCAACCTCTCAAAGCATACCCTAAATCAAGTTATAATGCAAAGTAGTCCGTATGTCACACAAAATTTCCATATATGCGGAAAACAAACTCGGGAAAAGCAAGATTTACCACCGCGTTTTGTCTGGCACAGCCCATGAACAACTCTATTTTAAGAATTTCACATCATAAAGGACAGTTTTTTTCTTATACGATTTTTAAACTACCCAAACCTCTAAATCAAAGATATTACGTGCTTCTCCAAGTTGCTGCAAGCCTGTAACAGTAACAATACCAAACTGAACTAGTACTCAATCAACACGCTAGCCGAACTAA contains the following coding sequences:
- the LOC108466978 gene encoding aldehyde dehydrogenase family 3 member F1, giving the protein MEKSIAELRETFKNGGTKSISWRKSQLKALLQLINQNEDSIFKALDQDLGKSPVESYRDEVGVLKKSVTYTLSCLEKWVAPKKAEVPLLFFPAKAEVMPQPLGVVLIFSSWNFPFTLALDPLIGAISAGNTVLLKPSDLAPACMSFLVETIPKYLDNKAIKVVAGGADIGERLLQLKWDKIFFTGSPRVGRLVMAAAAKHLTPVTLELGGKCPAIVDTLSTTPSKAKVTAKRIVGGKWGPCNGQACIAIDYLLVEEKLASTLIELLKKTIKRFYGENIKSLKSISRIVNEHQFQRLVNLLKDPNVADSIVYGGSVDEEKLVIEPTILLDPPLDSEIMSEEIFGPLLPIITLKNIEESINFINSKSNPLVIYAFTEDETFKKRILSETSSGTVTFNDSMVQFLCDSLPFGGVGQSGFGRYHGKYSFDTFSHEKSILHRGFYPEIEPRYPPWTDFKLLFIKLAYEFDYFGLILLLLGFKSS
- the LOC108485673 gene encoding uncharacterized protein LOC108485673, giving the protein MPTHSYHQFPPTFLNQSPPADKLINTQSHVGHSMTIIKHPTSTTLRFLSSINSRRFQYPRRRFLLVNGSVRFKPMATKLEETMIKGAGEDSKKGGKGEESGKGIQPPPPPPPEKPEPGDCCGSGCVRCVWDVYYEELEAYNKLYKSDSNGSKSNSS